Proteins from a genomic interval of Rosa chinensis cultivar Old Blush chromosome 2, RchiOBHm-V2, whole genome shotgun sequence:
- the LOC121051177 gene encoding secreted RxLR effector protein 161-like — protein sequence MSKGDKLSKNKNSKNGGKMSDMESKPYARLIGSLMYAQVCTRPDLSFAVGILSRFQSNPSHEHWVAGKKVLRYLQKTKSHMLVYRQVKKLELVGYTDSDFAGHYPDSKKFTSGYVFMLAGGTVAWKTMKQSLISTSTMQAEFIAIYEGVCEGLWIKNFLMHTKVLSSIVSDALKICCDNEAAVFFGKNCKSSNKSKHIDLKFYSVRERVKHGEINVLNINTKSQLADPFTKALSITSFQKHTKNMRILSDLEA from the coding sequence ATGTCAAAGGGTGACAAActgtccaaaaacaaaaattctaaaaatgggGGGAAGATGTCTGATATGGAAAGCAAGCCTTATGCTAGGTTGATTGGTAGCCTAATGTATGCACAGGTCTGCACTAGACCTGATTTATCATTTGCAGTTGGAATTTTATCTAGGTTTCAGTCTAATCCTAGTCATGAACACTGGGTTGCAGGAAAAAAAGTACTTAGATATTTGCAAAAAACTAAATCTCACATGTTGGTTTACAGACAAGTTAAGAAGCTTGAACTAGTTGGCTATACTGATTCAGATTTTGCAGGTCATTATCCAGATTCTAAAAAGTTTACATCTGGTTATgtcttcatgcttgcaggagggacTGTTgcatggaaaaccatgaaacagtcATTGATTTCAACCTCCACCATGCAGGCTGAATTCATAGCTATTTATGAAGGAGTCTGTGAAGGCTTGTGGATCAAAAATTTTTTAATGCATACTAAAGTGTTAAGTTCAATTGTTTCAGATGCATTGAAAATATGTTGTGATAATGAGGCTGCagtattttttggtaaaaactGTAAAAGCTCCAACAAATCTAAACACATAGACTTAAAATTctatagtgttagagaaagagtgaaGCATGGTGAGATAAATGTTTTGAACATCAATACCAAGTCACAGCTTGCAGACCCTTTCACTAAAGCATTGTCAATTACAAGTTTTCAGAAGCATACCAAGAACATGAGAATTCTATCTGATTTGGAGGCTTGA
- the LOC112190341 gene encoding eukaryotic translation initiation factor 2-alpha kinase 3: protein MEVANPIQIPYVPPGIICPDTGVTIQTYQVSNVDERTYSKFRSEYDVAAEEFIGAVAFGVVVRCKNLIDNQTYAIKKISIGNRDNTDGYGNYRDLLRESIILATFDHPAVVRYHSTWMECTFVGTTGGEPDIVETNPCLYIQQQLCESTLEQKMRSAELSKEECAYIFSQVARGLAHIHSHNIMHGDLGRGNIFLNKNQAKIGDFGLSRIIGEGDDVIHLGNPPPPYAADDKCVNAKADVYSLGILLVQMFLNIRTDSEASKVFPDLKKEEPVFPAYWPNGVLKTWVTNMLKKNPSERPSSSDIVENLRKIEDAIQEFDS from the exons ATGGAAGTCGCGAATCCTATTCAAATTCCAT ATGTGCCGCCGGGAATTATATGTCCTGACACTGGAGTCACTATCCAGACCTACCAGGTGTCTAATGTTGATGAG AGAACCTACTCCAAGTTTCGCTCTGAGTATGATGTGGCAGCAGAAGAGTTTATtg GGGCTGTCGCATTCGGCGTGGTCGTTCGATGCAAGAACCTGATAGACAACCAAACTTATGCCATAAAGAAAATATCAATTGGTAACAGGGACAATACTGATGGATATGGCAACTATAGAGACCTATTAAG GGAGTCTATCATTTTAGCCACATTTGATCATCCTGCTGTTGTTCGGTATCACTCG ACCTGGATGGAGTGCACTTTTGTTGGCACTACTGGAGGTGAACCTGATATTGTGGAAACCAATCCATGTCTTTACATACAACAGCAACTATGTGAGAG CACGTTGGAGCAAAAGATGAGGAGTGCCGAACTTTCAAAGGAAGAATGTGCATATATTTTCTCACAGGTGGCACGCGGCCTAGCACACATCCACAGTCACAACATAATGCATGGTGATCTTGGCAGAGGAAATATATTCTTGAACAAGAACCAAGCAAAAATTGGAGACTTTGGACTCT CCCGGATCATAGGTGAAGGTGATGATGTAATTCATTTAGGAAATCCCCCACCTCCATACGCTGCAGATGATAAATGTGTCAATGCAAAAGCGGATGTCTACAGTCTGGGGATTCTGCTGGTGCAGATGTTTCTCAACATCAGAACAGATTCAGAAGCATCAAAGGTGTTTCCTGACCTGAAAAAAGAAGAACCAGTGTTTCCTGCCTACTGGCCTAACGGTGTGCTGAAGACTTGGGTGACAAACATGCTGAAAAAAAATCCATCAGAAAGACCATCATCATCAGATATCGTGGAGAACCTACGCAAGATAGAGGATGCTATTCAGGAGTTTGATTCTTAA